A genomic region of Acidobacteriota bacterium contains the following coding sequences:
- a CDS encoding TonB-dependent receptor, which yields MHETTVTFPANRFALIVVFLGLLAGSPVAAVAQDDPTRAPTVEQSAMEPSGQDGAGEQEEADLASEETITDEITVTARKREEALAEVPIAITYLDGEMMQESNISGLSELSLSATNFIHSEDVNSFDRFIVRGLGTTGSNLGFEEAVGQVVNGYYFGRSRFGRTMFLDVEQVEILKGPQGALIGKNNSVGAINITTRKPGPSFGGHLTTTYDFEDGEGLAVESAFDVPFSDAFKSRFAVRFEDREGWVQNLGTGRNDQERDDFTARGLFDWQIGETLQAELMVQVGDLQRNGRGREIYNCVGDATSPNPLDTSEDCLFNGVKDVVFRINGEPSPERHDTEYSMVGLTLNKFFDKFYFSYLGNVAQYDSLDDWDSDHSDLEWTHIFVRDDWQQTSHELRITSFGGERFDYLAGLYYSDQTNDFIQSFMFCRGPFGLCTGGTTNPDFRGLQRHAWSTLDTESLALFAQVDWYLSDELTLTVGGRYTEEERATDSNATVLTPYALEVAGNQVDCPNVTDELDGVGIPIDFPCGPARFTSSGFFDRSEDDLSPNVTLRWLNPEGGMLYATYAEGFKSGGFQFPNYVPQAALTRDLVEYDSESTTHLELGGKRTFADGRTQLNWALWSTDFEDIQVSGFDAVTLIQNVNNAAQANSTGVEVDLVFRLGDRTSLSTSMAWTESEYDDFPNGPCYAGQTEALGCVATTFSDGTVTRVQDLAGTPLPYAPEWQFNARLSGGEIPIVGGLELGYDLFYYWIDDVHFKLTNDPLDTQEAYGKINAAIHLDWLDSGWTVTLIGKNLTDKLTSSLGDSTTGVGQAGDIGPTPNYKFVDPGRQIALQLAYRF from the coding sequence ATGCATGAAACGACAGTCACCTTTCCCGCCAACCGCTTCGCTTTGATCGTCGTGTTCCTCGGCCTGCTGGCCGGTTCGCCGGTTGCCGCGGTCGCTCAGGACGATCCGACGCGAGCGCCGACCGTGGAGCAGTCGGCCATGGAACCCTCGGGGCAAGACGGCGCGGGTGAGCAGGAGGAAGCCGACCTCGCTAGCGAGGAGACGATCACCGACGAGATCACCGTCACCGCCCGCAAGCGGGAAGAGGCACTCGCCGAGGTCCCCATCGCCATCACCTATCTCGACGGCGAGATGATGCAAGAATCCAACATCTCCGGCCTATCGGAGCTGTCTCTCAGCGCGACCAACTTCATCCACAGCGAAGACGTCAACAGCTTCGATCGCTTCATCGTCCGCGGCCTCGGTACGACGGGATCCAACCTAGGCTTCGAAGAAGCCGTCGGCCAGGTGGTCAACGGCTATTATTTTGGCCGAAGCCGTTTCGGCCGGACCATGTTCCTCGATGTTGAGCAAGTCGAGATTCTCAAAGGGCCCCAGGGCGCGCTGATCGGCAAAAACAACAGTGTCGGAGCGATCAATATCACCACCCGCAAGCCGGGGCCTTCCTTCGGCGGCCACCTGACCACGACCTACGACTTCGAGGACGGCGAGGGCCTCGCCGTCGAGTCGGCGTTCGACGTGCCTTTTTCCGATGCGTTCAAATCACGCTTCGCCGTACGCTTCGAGGATCGTGAAGGATGGGTGCAAAACCTCGGCACCGGCCGCAACGACCAGGAGCGTGATGACTTCACGGCGCGCGGTCTCTTCGACTGGCAGATCGGTGAGACGCTGCAAGCCGAGCTCATGGTCCAGGTCGGCGACCTGCAGCGCAACGGCCGTGGCCGAGAGATCTACAACTGCGTGGGCGATGCCACGTCTCCCAATCCTCTCGATACTTCCGAAGACTGTTTATTCAATGGCGTCAAGGACGTGGTCTTCCGGATCAACGGCGAGCCCAGCCCCGAGCGCCACGACACCGAATACTCCATGGTCGGCCTGACGCTGAACAAATTCTTCGACAAGTTCTACTTCAGCTACCTCGGCAACGTCGCCCAATACGACTCGCTGGACGACTGGGATTCGGACCACAGCGACCTCGAGTGGACCCACATCTTCGTACGCGACGACTGGCAGCAAACGTCGCACGAGCTGCGGATCACGTCCTTCGGCGGCGAACGCTTCGATTACCTCGCAGGCCTCTACTACAGCGACCAGACCAACGACTTCATCCAGTCGTTCATGTTCTGCCGCGGGCCCTTCGGCCTGTGCACCGGCGGCACGACCAATCCGGATTTTCGCGGCCTGCAGCGCCATGCTTGGTCGACTCTCGACACTGAATCTCTGGCACTCTTCGCGCAGGTCGATTGGTACCTCTCCGACGAGCTGACGCTGACCGTCGGTGGGCGCTACACCGAAGAGGAGCGGGCGACGGACTCCAACGCCACGGTGCTGACCCCGTACGCTCTGGAAGTCGCCGGCAATCAGGTCGACTGCCCGAACGTCACCGACGAGCTCGACGGCGTCGGCATTCCCATCGATTTTCCCTGCGGACCGGCGCGTTTCACCAGCTCCGGCTTCTTCGATCGATCAGAGGACGACTTGAGCCCCAACGTCACCTTGCGCTGGCTCAATCCGGAGGGGGGCATGCTGTACGCGACCTACGCTGAGGGGTTCAAGAGCGGAGGTTTCCAATTCCCGAATTACGTGCCCCAGGCGGCACTGACCCGCGACCTGGTCGAATACGACTCCGAGAGCACGACCCATCTCGAGCTTGGCGGCAAACGGACCTTCGCCGACGGTCGCACACAGCTGAACTGGGCCCTTTGGTCAACCGATTTCGAAGACATTCAGGTCTCCGGCTTCGACGCTGTCACGCTGATCCAGAACGTCAACAACGCGGCGCAAGCAAACTCCACCGGCGTCGAAGTCGATCTGGTCTTTCGGCTCGGCGACCGCACGAGCCTCTCGACCTCGATGGCCTGGACGGAGTCTGAATACGACGACTTCCCCAACGGCCCGTGCTACGCCGGCCAAACTGAAGCCCTCGGCTGCGTCGCCACGACCTTTTCGGACGGCACCGTGACCCGAGTCCAAGACCTCGCCGGCACGCCGCTGCCGTACGCTCCCGAGTGGCAGTTCAACGCGCGGCTGAGCGGCGGTGAGATACCGATCGTCGGGGGATTGGAGTTGGGTTACGACCTGTTCTATTACTGGATCGACGATGTCCACTTCAAACTGACCAACGATCCACTGGACACCCAAGAAGCGTACGGCAAGATCAACGCGGCGATTCACCTCGACTGGCTCGATAGCGGGTGGACGGTGACGCTCATCGGCAAGAATTTGACCGACAAGCTGACGTCGAGTCTCGGCGACTCGACCACCGGAGTCGGTCAAGCGGGAGATATCGGTCCGACGCCGAACTACAAATTTGTCGATCCCGGTCGCCAAATCGCGCTCCAGTTGGCCTATCGATTCTGA
- a CDS encoding SRPBCC domain-containing protein: MSVQRRLLLACLGAALALLLGIVWLFSGSRVPCEELVDTDGSSLLSCEFEVAASPETVWQALTRTDVPNPHYFDAVLQAEMRPGGRWRFITDDHERLLAEGEILRLEPPRRFQQTFRAADLDDAPSRITVEIEATARGSRVTLTHDQFVGETMTYRRFRRAHPLALSALASLLEDGRLPIRARIYTFIFKPGMKSVSARAEPWHEEP, translated from the coding sequence ATGTCTGTCCAACGGCGTCTGTTACTTGCCTGCCTTGGAGCAGCGCTGGCTCTGCTGCTGGGGATCGTGTGGCTATTCAGCGGATCGCGGGTCCCCTGCGAGGAGCTCGTAGACACTGACGGCTCTAGCCTTTTGTCCTGCGAATTCGAGGTCGCCGCATCTCCTGAGACCGTGTGGCAGGCGTTGACCCGTACCGACGTGCCCAATCCTCACTATTTCGATGCCGTGTTGCAGGCCGAGATGCGGCCGGGCGGGCGCTGGCGCTTCATCACCGACGACCACGAGCGACTACTCGCCGAGGGCGAGATCCTGAGGCTCGAGCCGCCCAGACGCTTTCAGCAGACCTTCCGCGCCGCCGACCTCGACGATGCGCCGAGCCGGATCACGGTAGAGATCGAGGCGACGGCCAGAGGGAGCCGGGTGACCCTGACGCACGACCAATTCGTGGGTGAGACGATGACCTATCGCCGTTTTCGGCGCGCCCACCCGCTGGCCCTCTCTGCCCTCGCGTCGCTACTCGAAGACGGGCGGCTACCGATCCGCGCCCGCATCTACACGTTCATCTTCAAGCCGGGGATGAAGAGCGTTTCCGCCCGTGCCGAACCGTGGCACGAAGAACCGTGA
- a CDS encoding alpha/beta fold hydrolase, with translation MRRLRLIAIFAALAVLAFLMLASFARSMLYPSPPVAVPSPPGGDLGEERLSLATGSQVYAWSLEPANLATGRPVAVFLHGNGENLETMRRSGLFDRLRRMEVVTLVIDYPGYGRSGGRTNEEGVIASAGAGIDWARENHPERPVVLVGWSLGAAAALGAAARRPDEVVGVAALSPWSTLAEVAATHFPRFLVTWAVKERYDNLEAARMIARHGVPTLVIHGERDTIIPAEQGRRVTEALRQGYPAETGAPTTWLGIPEAGHNDLLGYAEVWQALERFLDDASGEPDSA, from the coding sequence ATGCGCCGCCTTCGGCTGATCGCGATCTTCGCCGCCCTGGCGGTGCTGGCCTTCCTGATGCTCGCTTCCTTCGCCCGCAGCATGCTCTACCCCTCACCCCCGGTGGCGGTGCCCTCGCCTCCGGGTGGAGATCTGGGCGAGGAGCGGCTATCCCTCGCCACGGGAAGTCAGGTGTATGCCTGGAGCCTGGAGCCGGCCAACCTGGCCACCGGCCGCCCGGTGGCGGTCTTCCTCCACGGCAACGGCGAGAACCTGGAGACGATGCGGCGCTCCGGCCTCTTCGACCGGCTTCGCCGGATGGAGGTGGTCACCCTGGTGATCGACTACCCGGGCTACGGCCGGAGCGGCGGCCGGACCAACGAGGAGGGGGTGATCGCCTCCGCCGGCGCCGGGATCGACTGGGCCCGGGAGAACCACCCGGAGCGGCCGGTGGTGCTGGTGGGCTGGTCGCTGGGGGCCGCGGCGGCTCTGGGAGCGGCGGCCCGCCGCCCCGACGAGGTGGTCGGCGTCGCCGCGCTCAGCCCCTGGAGCACGCTGGCGGAGGTGGCGGCGACCCACTTCCCACGGTTCCTGGTCACCTGGGCGGTGAAGGAGCGCTACGACAACCTGGAAGCGGCCCGGATGATCGCCCGGCACGGCGTGCCGACGCTGGTCATCCACGGCGAGCGGGACACGATCATCCCGGCGGAGCAGGGGCGGCGGGTGACCGAGGCGCTACGCCAGGGCTACCCGGCGGAGACGGGCGCGCCGACCACCTGGCTGGGGATTCCCGAGGCCGGCCACAACGACCTCCTGGGCTACGCCGAGGTCTGGCAGGCCCTCGAACGGTTCCTGGACGACGCGAGCGGGGAGCCGGACTCCGCCTGA